The genomic stretch CCGATGGAGCTGCTCTATCATTGAAACGAAATAAAGCTATTTCTGAGATGATTACTAGCCAGTCAACTAGATTTGTAGTCATATCAATATGCTCCAcatgattaaatatatattagttaatacGAGTGCAATTTTAGAGAAGAAGATGGAAGGCGATAATGCGAAGAAGGTATGTAACTGCAATCTGCAAAGATCAGCACTTTTCCAATGGAGCAGATAGATAGGCTTGTTTCTTTTCAAgtctttttaacttttatacGTTTCCCTTATTGCGCCTAGAACAAATAATATAGGCTCAAATATGGCATTAGAGATTTAGAGATCCAACTGTTTTTCAATATTTCAGCTAACATAGGCATAATCCTTACGTATGGCATTGGAGGCCCAACTTAAGCAACCATCCTTATGTTACGTTACTCACATGCAAAATTTGAAGCCTAAGGACTACTTTGGTCTCATTTCCTCTCTATTTCATCTGGTTCAAACTTACTTTTGATCTCGTATAGAGAAGTAGATTTAAAATATGGTTTAATATTACATAAGTGtttctgttctgttctgttcaATCGGTTTATTTGGGTTTCCGGGCTTATTAATTTTACTACTAAAAACGATACAACAACTTGTTTTTCTACTATCTTTATAGATTATACTCACGATAACATAGTAATACCACCCAGATTACTTAAGCAAACATCATATTTACACAAATTCGTCTTCCATAAGCATAACGAAAAACATAGAGCATAATTTGAAAAAGCAAAATCTAAGTAACAATAAAAGAAATCTCAGTAAATCAAACCAAGCCCCATGgtttacataaattaaattttaaacaaaacatcGAACTGGTGTATTGGTGAACCTCACTCTATTCCATGCCATGTTTTATAGCTGCGGAAACACAACAAAATTATACATTATGTATATAGTCTGAAAAAGGTTTAGTGAGAAAAGTAATCTTACGTGAGAGCATGGAGACGTGGGAGGTTTTTAAAACGTGCAATCTCTTCACAGTCGATATAAACATCCTACACCAATagggatggcaatcaaggacTTGGACCGCGGGCCTGGCCTGTAAAGGCTTGCTGCGGGGCGGGATTGGGCCTCCATTTGATAAACCCGCAAAATTGCGGGCCTCGCGGGACGGGTCTAAAGCGGGACGGGTTCAAAGTGGGATGggctcaaagcgggacgggtCGAAAGCGGGATGGGTTAAACCGCGGGATTTTGAAGCTTTcacctgagagagagagagagagagagagagagagagagagagagagagagagagagagagagagagagagagagagagagagagagagagagagagagagagagagagagagagagagagagagagagagagagagagagagagagagagggggatTAGACATTATGGAGCTccgttgatggtggtttcagggtCGATGATGCTTCCGGTCTCCCAAGCGTCTCTGGTCTGCACCGGTGGAGCTTCTTCAAGCcattataaatgataataaaaaacatttgttttgtataagcttaatgtattgatctttTAAGAGTATGCTCGATCATGTGTAAGCTCAAACTCAATTAttgtctatgtttgtttgtgcatgtagaaataagcaatgtaatattcgatGTCCCGCGGGATGGCCCGCGAAGGCCTACATATTTCGCGGTACGGGATTGGGTAGCTAGTTTGAAGACCGCATCCCGCGCGGGACAGACCCGCCGTGTACCGCCAGAAGCCGAACCCGCAGCGGttcgggacgggacgggacgggagaGCCCAATTGCCATCCCTATACACCAATATGCTAaactatgtaaatatatagtccagcgaattgatgaaaaaaaaaacaaggataTTCATATGAAAAGAAATGACTCAACTCTTTTTAGAAAACTccattgttttataaaatgatttttgatGATAATATCGAGTTAATTTTGCTTGATTAATCAACTTACTCCCAAGGAACATCTCCGACCAGAACTATATCTCCTTCAGTGTCTTCGTAGACCAAAGTGTATTGTCTGTCTACATCAGCCGAATCTTTCTTAGAGAAGAGTTGGTCAACGGCATATGAAAGCTGTTGGTAGTTGTTATAAGCGAAGAGGTTGACTTTTCTTCCAATGGGAACTCCTTCCATATTGATCTTAACGTACAACTCTCTCACGTCATCGTTCACTCCCTTCTTCATCTCCTCTTTTGGCTGCGCCGTTAGGTTTCGCCGGGATGGTCTCACCGGCGGCCATCCCACCACCGGAGCTGCCTCAACCCTGTTGTAACCAAATCGTatttataaataagttttttataCACTAATATCCGAAAACTATGGAAAATAGATTTTCTTTCTATTTAGCATATCCAGAATGGGGGGAAATTGTTGCTATTTAAGATACAAGGTGCCTCAAATCCATTGATAAACATGTTATTAATGACGAGATTATGAGAATGAATTAAGAGAACCTGTTATTGAAAACAAATGATGTGTCTTTCGTGAGGCTTCTTTGTTTAGATCCATTGACGTTGTTGTTGGATGTGAGTTGGTGGCAGGGAGGAGCCAGCCTAAGCTCTAGTCTCTTCTCATCTTCCATTTCTACGTCTGTGTTGTGTTTGGGTGTTGGGGAGTATTATATGGATTGTTGGTTGGCAAGGAAACTACAACCTCAGTCTTTGCAAAAGTAGCTTTTATTTTCTGATAAAAGAAAAGACATTTTTGTTTTGCATAAATATAGAGATCTTACACGTAATTCAGAATGTCAATATGCATTGCATACGTGTATGAATATGACACGGTAGATAGATCAAGTTTACTGCATAGAGTAAATATCTACTCTAAGATCAAGTTTATTTTACATTCAGCTACAAATTTATCAAtcagatgatttttttttcttttaccattTTAGCTATCTActgaccatctccaatgtattttgctattttcacctctaaaatagaagaactctataatagaggtgagatatgctccaatgtatttctctataatagcaatctctattttatagagtaaaaaatagaggaatgctattttttcctctataaatagaagaaaaaaatagagatctctattgtagaggaagaaatagaggtgggttggaataatttcacctctaaatgctattatagaggtgaaaatagcaatgggttggagatgctctaaataGCTTAGTTATAcgagaaaattatatttactctgttttttttttctcttttctcttgtCTTACCGTCAATCTATTTTAGTTTTACCCCATTTCcacttttttatttactttatttttctcTGACTTTTACCAATCACAACCATAATGTATAAATACATACGTTTGACACTTTGTATTTAAAGTTTACACCGATATATATGCATgtaactatatttatatatcatgtCATGAGACAAAAGACATGCCATGCATATGGTTGTTACAACATGTGATCATCAAGATCGCCATCATCGTCTCCATAACCCCCATTCTTTAAAGCATTTTGTGTCTGTATGAGAAAAGGAGTTTGGGGGCCgacaaaaaagaaagaggagAGAGATTCCTAAGCATGCTTAAATCAAATGAGTACCTaccaaataaaagaaaagtagTAGGTCTTTGTTTCTTCCTCGCTTCTTCTGTTTATCTTTTACTAgttaataaaagatattttattttatacctaattctattttgaaatttttatgtttacttAGATATCCACTACTATTAACTCTATATTTTTCACAAGAAATCCACtactagattttttttctttgctgcAATTTGGCCTCCATAATGTTTATCCTTTTTCAAATTACATAATTGATTGGTCTAGGAAAATATTATCAACAACAATAAAGCTAAAGATAACCTTGCCTTTTCTCTCCCGCTTGGGTTTCATAGTTTTGATGTTGTTCCGGTAGAACTTGGTAGTTTGATTCGCGAAGATGTTGATGGTTCTTTACGGCCACGACAAATTCGTTTGTAGTTTGATGTTTGCAGTTTAATAAAAATGGGAGTTTTCTCCCATcttcctaccaaaaaaaaaaaaaaaaaaaagctaaagatAACGATAGAAATATATCTAGACTGTTCAAGGACGGTTCAAGGATCTTTCACCTTGCATAATCAAATAAGCTGTAAATAAATGGGTGAAAAAAATTCAAGTGTCATCTCTGATAGAGTAATATCGTAGCTTCATGGCGAAATAACCGCCAATAAGCTTGTGGCTCAACCGCTCAACCTAAGATTTCATGGCGAAGATTCAATTAGCCACAGACGATCATATATTATGACCATTACAAACTCATGGTTAACACTTATTTTGCGGCAGTTTTTGCACATTGGTCACCATTTACGAGTACTCATTTAGTTACAATAATTAGCTCGGTTGATTGATAAAATCATTATTTGACTAATGAAATCATTACTTCAAAGACTAATCACCACAGTAATGATCATAGTATTTTGTATTAATTCTATTGTTGTTAAATAACTCAAAATCAAACTTTGACATGTGTGTGTCCGTTGTAGACGACCCAATGAGTAGGCTATTGTATTGCCAATTAGATAAACCAGTTTTGCCTATCTCCAGTCCTGAATTATGTGATATTTCCTAAACATAATTAAGAAGTATATGTATGAagcaatatattttgataagtttATGCAGGAATCATGTATACTGGTGTATATATACCCGAATtggtaattattattattttccatAAAGTTCACAAATCTTTGGGTTTTtcagcaagaaaaaaaaacagccaGAGTTTATAAACATCTTAAACTGAATCAATTTTCAACATTTTATCAAtagtgcacaaaaaaaaatctactaatAAGTCCATATATCATCATTGAACACCAAGGAGAGAAAATAGAAGGAAAGACAGAAATAATGATGAACATCTTGATACCAAAGGTCGATACACATTTAGTCATGCCCATCATTTTTTAAGAACATTATCAGACAAAAAGGCTAAAGAACAATTATACACTTTAGATGTTCAATGAATGTATAGACCATTTGAACTAAAAGAAATCAAAGCCATCATCATTATCAGAATAACTAGGCTACTAATGGATTATGGAGGGCCACCACTTGCAATTTTACTTTATGTATTTCcaatatttgatttatttatcttgacattttgagttttgagtaTGATGGATGGGATCATTGACTTTGCAATGATTATAAATTCAGGCCCAAAATCACTTCAAATGTTCTCTCTTATAACACTCTTGTTCGCTttgttcttttttctctttgatatatttttggaaTAATTGCATTATGTGACAGTAAAAACTGTGCTGTTTACCAAGATATCAAAGATAGAACTGTCATACTAAAactatactagatcttgacccgtgcgatcgcacgggtattaattttcagtttttattcatttatactaaatagtatatttgtaatatttgatcgttttacattgactaaATTAGGGGTGGATATTTGcatatccactcgaattcggttaaaatctattcgggtttgagattttgaatttaaagattctagctctattcaggtatttataaatttggttCCGGTTTTATTAGGATCTTTGCGGAtatgataacccgtttaaattatttttaattttttttaaatttatatatctttaaactatttgagtaatgtaagccaaagtacctaaattaaaaatttaaaataggtttaacttgaatatttggatgaagaataaatatatattttaagtattttggtattttgattattgtttatctactttagatgtttactttcgactattttttatatttcaaatattttaaacaacttaaaataacttatatcttggatattaactcgaaaaatagctaacatattgaagtaaataaatatgatttaaatacattcgaatatctgaaatattttgttcagataaggtttggttatggttttctagataccaaaatggtaaatccgtttggatagtatctagtttcggttcaaatttgataatattctgttcgttcagatttgttaaacgaagagttgatattataatttccatgaattatttgtctaacaaaaatgtattttcttttaatttgatattgatttaattgaaaatttaatgaaatatatttaattcaaatttaattttagaaaacacattaatgtaagtggaaaatacaaaacattaaaataggaagtattatttaataatgtatttaattcaaatttaattttggaaaacgcattaatcaaagtggaaaagacaacattaaaataggaagtattatttaatgtcagtggcataaaagtgtaaataacactgaaaactaaggggcattctatatgtgtacttctcttttaataatatagatgaaagaaaaatgttttaaattaagTCTATTAACGTTTTCCAAAAATGATATTATCAATCTAGAAAAGGTACTTACCATTTTTAGAATCCTTTGTAAGTATCTTAACAGTAATGTGGAAGCACCTTAGTCTAATGGTTAAGGTATAAAGGCTTCTACATCCAGGTCTGGGGTTCGACtcccagactatgcaatttattgcagattttctcaaatccaggtttcaagtcccTGAGAGAGCGCGATTTATTAGGCAACTATACAGATTATGGAAGGAATGATTACAGGAAACTATGTGATTATAGAAGGAATGATTACAAAAGATtttcaacatggtgcaagtaaatctggtcaggcgtggatcttcataggacggctcagatgatgcagttaggcgtagatcttaATAAGACAGGTAATATtatcggttgtcgaatcgtctatgtaatgttcctaataattgtaatatcataataaatcagcgttaaaaaaagtATCTTAAcagtaattttttttgacaaagtaaattattttttttggaagaataaaacatcaaatggtattttagataaaatttcattataaaattaatttatatcaataaattagataaatataataatatggaAAATAATATCCATTAACACATGACACCATTATCTATTATAGTTTACCATGTTAATTCCGTCCTTTTGTGTTTGCGTACTAATCGCCAAGCTCCACCTTAGCTATAGACGGTAGACGTGTCCAAGTGCAAGATTAATATCCAACAAAATACTTGAACATAACATAAATTGAGTTAAAGttgaaattaaaagaaaaaggtgAAAAGAGAAGACAAGTTGACATATATAGAAGCAGCAAATCCACAGAAACAAAAAGCAAAAGAGAAAAGCTGAGGACACACTGGTGCAGAAGAATGGTTAACAGAAGTTCTGTAGACAGCGACGTACATTCAGCTCTCTGCCATCTTGACCAGGTACTTAGGACGGCAGGTTCCATGACAGTCCTGCAACAACTAAAAACAACATGAAAACAGATTTTCTgacatcaaaatatatatattgagaaCTATGAAACCTTAAATAGAAAACTATGAAACCTAACCAATTCTTAAGTTTTGGCTCCCAAAGTGGCTACAATGTTAGGAGAGATCTTTCTGATGTTTCTGAAAGGCGGATAGAGCAGTCCCTTAGTGAAATTCTCATAAAACAAAGAAGATCCAGCAAATGATCTAAATAGTAAACCAAGTTGTCTTGACCTAGTGGTAAAGAGACTCCGGCTGGAGCTTCTGCCCTGGGTTCGATTCCGCTTGGTCATCGGAACTAGCATTAAATCGCAAAAATACGTGGGTTGTCGTCGACCTCAGAGGAATTAGTCTTGGGTCTAGAAAACCTTTGGATCACCccctggttaatcaaaaaaaaaagtctaaatAGTAAAGGTGAAATTTGATCTAAAATCAATTGTAACAGATCATCTTATAGATTCTTTTATGGTGGAATGACTGAAAAGTTAGGTATCTGACAATGCATCAGTTTCTTGAAACAGTTTAAAGAAATCTAATGTACTTACACGCTGCTAGAAGCATGTCATTACGGACACGACTGGCACCAGACACATGATCAAACCAAGACGTGAGGCCGGGAAAATGTAAGAGTGTGATTActaaactttaagaataaataaaatggtgaaaatgagaagaattttttttttaaaaaaaaagtgaaaagaagaaaagggaagaaaattttgtaaaatctaGAGTAAAATTTAGTGtgtattttttctgtttgtatACAATTACTCGATTGGTAATTTTTTGAACcaagagtaaatatatatatgtggagTAAAAATTTACTCTACAGATACCATAAAATCACACCTTAAGAGTTATTTAAGAGTTCTAAAATGTTTAAATGTTAAGATATTTTAGAACATGagtgttatttttttaaaggtggattgatttttttttccaaaggtAGACAATTATGCAAAGATTTGAAAACAACCCATATTTTAAGGggtttaaaatgtttaaattttaagatattttagaatatgaGTGTTATTTCTTTAAAAGGTGGATTGATTTTTAGGTAGACTTATGCAAAGATTTGAAAACAACCCATATTTGGCAAAACTCTTCAAAGGTTTTACGGAATTTGAACTAAGTTAACCCAATTAACATGTCTAATTGATCGAAATCAACTTATTTAGATTGTTACTATATGTAcagaaaagttaaaaattaaaaaaaaaataacgagAGGATTATCATCCTGCATGAGGATAGTCATGGAAACACCAGTTGAGCTGCAAAGAAAATAGAGTATTTGCACTCCATGCACACAAAATCCACCATATTTGCACTCCATACACAATATCCCCTCAATTTTCCTCCCCTCATCTTTACCATTTTCTCCCCATTCTATGGTATCCCACTTATTTTAGGATATTGAGCAAATTAACTCAAGAAAATATTCAGCTGGAGTTGCTGAAAATAGGTTGGAAAGAAGGGTTTTCTTTCTTTAACTATCACGTCGtctgccgtcaaaaaaaaaaaaaagtatcacatcgttttttttttggacaaataaCTTAAATAAGTATCACGTCGTTTAAATGCCAATGAATAGGTGTGCGCAACTTGGTTATCttttactccctctgttttttaaagatatatattctagacttttcacatatattaataaatcacattaaaaatgcattgatttttgtgaataacaattttccataatctttaaccaataaaaatccaataaacacaattaatttttttgaagttaacagattttcactaaataatacattgaaaaagtaaaaaatgtatattttcaaaacaattttttcctaaaacatagatctttaaaaaacagagggagtattcaATTAGACATAggtatttaatgtttttagcCCTTTTCTCAGTTTCTGGTTGCATGCATATACTTTGAGTTTTGACCTATAATATATACACTTATATTCATCTTATagtgatatattttattaattgttaaataaaatatacaatattttagtGCTGTATACATTTGtagtatttataatataaagaaatttaaatttgatttgatttgatttagcAAGTCTGAACAAACTACCATTTTTCTTCTAATGCTTACATTCATTATATCTTCTAATTCCCAGTATTTTGAAGGAAAAGAAACTATTgtcattttaagtttttgtcacaaaaatcttctagaaaaatgaccaaaatatattttattaaagagaCAAAAGATTCTTATATCctaacaataacaaaaaataaaaaccaataaaaaattaaatttattgttttatagtttttatttatatattttcaaatttgaacttttgtataaaaaataattcttggagtttttattttgttttttcaaattttcttttcaaaatttgaaatagtttttaaaactatttaaaaaatattttaaaacttttatttcagaacttttaatatttattttttatttttaaaattttaaaccaccCCAAAAATCCAATCATTAACTTTTAACCTTATGATCTAGATTAGTTAATTAAATGAATATATTTGGTCATTCAGATCTTTATATGCAATATTtgtgacaattttttttaaggCTATGTAGGGGTATTTTTCGTATTATCACATTCAAACAATTGAGTACCTTCTAGTTGGAGCCTTGCTTTAGACgataaaacaaaaaaggttACCAGTCTCTTATCAATACTAATGAACTTCATCTTTCCTGACAAAAAGGGTAACTTTTTATTGGCTTTACCGTGTTGTACAAGATATACATGTGAGGTTGGTCCATTTTTAGCTCATTAAATAAAAGCTAAATTGTTCATGCTTTTATTGGCAGACGAACACAGAAAATTAGACAGGGAATCAAAACCCTCTAGACCATTCTTTTAACACTATAAAAACGCATCATCATTACGAGTAAGAACATAAATACATAGATCCAAGTGACTTTTATACACAACAAAACAAAggaaaacaaaacatcaaaatattaatcCTTCTCATGGCCCCCCTTAAACGCACTTGC from Raphanus sativus cultivar WK10039 unplaced genomic scaffold, ASM80110v3 Scaffold1998, whole genome shotgun sequence encodes the following:
- the LOC108825740 gene encoding auxin-responsive protein IAA28 isoform X3, with the translated sequence MEDEKRLELRLAPPCHQLTSNNNVNGSKQRSLTKDTSFVFNNRVEAAPVVGWPPVRPSRRNLTAQPKEEMKKGVNDDVRELYVKINMEGVPIGRKVNLFAYNNYQQLSYAVDQLFSKKDSADVDRQYTLVYEDTEGDIVLVGDVPWDYKTWHGIE
- the LOC108825740 gene encoding auxin-responsive protein IAA28 isoform X2 encodes the protein MEDEKRLELRLAPPCHQLTSNNNVNGSKQRSLTKDTSFVFNNRVEAAPVVGWPPVRPSRRNLTAQPKEEMKKGVNDDVRELYVKINMEGVPIGRKVNLFAYNNYQQLSYAVDQLFSKKDSADVDRQYTLVYEDTEGDIVLVGDVPWEMFISTVKRLHVLKTSHVSMLSPIKHGME
- the LOC108825740 gene encoding auxin-responsive protein IAA28 isoform X1 translates to MEDEKRLELRLAPPCHQLTSNNNVNGSKQRSLTKDTSFVFNNRVEAAPVVGWPPVRPSRRNLTAQPKEEMKKGVNDDVRELYVKINMEGVPIGRKVNLFAYNNYQQLSYAVDQLFSKKDSADVDRQYTLVYEDTEGDIVLVGDVPWEMFISTVKRLHVLKTSHVSMLSRKITFLTKPFSDYIHNV